Proteins co-encoded in one Polynucleobacter sp. MWH-UH19D genomic window:
- a CDS encoding bifunctional enoyl-CoA hydratase/phosphate acetyltransferase, protein MNAQLDDNDLIENITYDELSIGQSARLLRTLTLEDIQAFAAVSGDTNPAHLDPEYANDTMFHGVIAHGMWGGALISALLGTKFPGPGTIYLQQDLHFSKPVRIGDTLAVVATVLSKDDEKKRVELDCVVQNQNGEKVLHGTARIIAPTQKISRPRLSTPHIQIFDPEARFHALLEKTQNLEPVFCAVVHPCDKESLAGAVDSAIAGLIKPILIGPAKKILSTASAAAIDISPYELIDVPHSHAAADKAADLAVERKVEMMMKGSLHTDELLHAILARPQLRTGRRMSHVFRFDIPMYSKPLLVTDAALNIHPTLMEKVDIIQNAIDFSVIMGVTNPKVAILSAVETVNPDIPSTIEAAALCKMAQRGQIKGGILDGPLAFDNAISTHAAQIKGIDSPVAGEADILNVPDLESGNMLAKQLEYFAGASGAGLVLGSKIPVALTSRADSARTRVASAILGLLVAHAHRQKS, encoded by the coding sequence ATGAACGCGCAGTTAGACGACAACGATTTAATAGAGAACATCACGTACGACGAGCTTAGTATTGGTCAAAGTGCTCGCTTATTGCGTACTCTCACACTTGAGGATATTCAGGCATTTGCTGCGGTCTCTGGCGATACAAATCCAGCTCACTTAGATCCTGAGTATGCTAATGACACGATGTTTCATGGCGTCATTGCTCATGGCATGTGGGGCGGGGCTTTAATTTCTGCGCTACTAGGCACCAAGTTTCCGGGCCCTGGAACCATTTATCTGCAACAGGATTTGCATTTTTCAAAACCCGTTCGGATTGGTGACACCTTAGCGGTTGTGGCAACAGTGCTCTCTAAAGATGATGAGAAAAAGCGGGTTGAACTTGATTGTGTCGTGCAAAACCAAAACGGTGAAAAAGTACTGCATGGCACGGCTCGCATCATTGCGCCAACGCAAAAAATATCTAGACCTAGATTGAGTACGCCCCATATTCAGATCTTTGACCCTGAAGCCCGGTTCCATGCGCTATTAGAAAAAACACAAAACTTAGAACCTGTGTTTTGTGCGGTAGTCCATCCATGCGATAAAGAGTCTTTAGCGGGCGCAGTTGATTCTGCGATTGCAGGTTTAATCAAACCGATTTTGATTGGACCAGCTAAGAAAATTTTATCGACTGCAAGTGCTGCTGCTATTGATATTTCGCCATATGAGCTGATTGATGTTCCGCATAGTCATGCTGCTGCAGATAAGGCGGCTGATTTGGCAGTAGAGCGCAAAGTAGAAATGATGATGAAGGGTAGTTTGCATACAGATGAACTCTTGCATGCAATCTTGGCTCGCCCTCAATTAAGAACGGGCAGAAGAATGTCGCACGTATTTCGTTTTGACATCCCGATGTATAGCAAGCCTTTGTTGGTAACTGATGCTGCATTAAATATTCATCCAACACTGATGGAAAAAGTCGACATCATTCAAAATGCAATCGACTTTAGCGTGATCATGGGGGTTACCAATCCCAAGGTGGCGATTTTGTCAGCAGTGGAAACAGTAAATCCCGATATTCCATCAACGATTGAGGCGGCAGCACTTTGCAAGATGGCTCAGCGCGGACAAATTAAAGGCGGGATTCTAGATGGACCATTAGCATTTGATAACGCTATCTCGACTCATGCGGCGCAAATTAAAGGCATTGATTCACCAGTTGCAGGTGAGGCTGATATTTTGAATGTACCTGATTTAGAGTCCGGCAATATGCTTGCTAAACAACTGGAGTATTTTGCTGGGGCAAGTGGAGCTGGCTTGGTATTGGGTTCCAAAATTCCTGTGGCGTTGACTAGTAGAGCCGATAGTGCTCGCACGAGAGTGGCATCTGCCATATTGGGCCTGCTCGTCGCCCATGCGCATCGCCAAAAGAGCTAG
- a CDS encoding acetate/propionate family kinase: MAILSVNAGSSTLKFSIYPVDQGVVQPSVLVGSYEGLEPNGAPTLKYGFEGKFKSIPLECASGDPFACALNQLKELVLTLPNIPKIQAIAHRIVHGGSLFTNSVISTPSILNELSKLNALAPLHQPHNIEGVRAFATAFPDIPQVLCFDTAFHKTVSEIESAFALPTEITSEGVRRYGFHGLSYQYIIGALLDSSKRAQGRVLMAHLGNGASLCAALGGRSIATTMGFSALDGLMMGTRAGSLDAGVLLYLLDKGYTSEQLEKLLYKKSGLLGVSGISADMRKLRASHDPSAMKAIEIFTHRVVRESGAMIACLEGLDVIGFSGGIGEHDHQLRQAVCEKLSWLGIKLDQDLNYYATKDEISKISTEDSPIEVWVVPTDEGLVAARDAQALLAMC, encoded by the coding sequence ATGGCAATTCTTTCTGTCAACGCGGGATCTTCAACTTTAAAGTTTTCGATTTATCCCGTTGATCAAGGTGTTGTTCAGCCCTCGGTCTTGGTAGGTAGTTATGAGGGCTTAGAGCCAAATGGTGCGCCAACACTTAAGTATGGCTTTGAAGGGAAGTTCAAATCCATTCCGCTAGAGTGCGCATCAGGCGATCCTTTTGCTTGCGCCTTAAATCAACTCAAAGAGTTGGTTCTCACTCTTCCAAATATTCCAAAGATTCAAGCAATCGCGCATCGTATAGTGCATGGCGGCTCACTATTTACAAATAGCGTGATCTCCACACCATCGATACTCAATGAGTTATCAAAACTCAATGCATTGGCGCCTTTGCATCAACCGCATAATATTGAAGGGGTGCGCGCATTTGCCACAGCGTTTCCTGATATTCCGCAGGTGCTTTGCTTTGATACTGCTTTTCATAAGACAGTTTCTGAGATTGAATCTGCTTTCGCCCTGCCAACGGAAATTACTTCTGAAGGCGTGAGGAGGTATGGCTTTCATGGCCTTTCTTATCAATACATCATTGGCGCGCTCTTAGATTCCAGCAAGCGCGCTCAGGGTAGAGTGCTCATGGCGCACTTAGGCAATGGTGCGAGTCTTTGCGCCGCTCTTGGTGGTCGGAGTATCGCCACAACAATGGGATTTTCTGCTTTAGATGGACTCATGATGGGAACAAGAGCTGGTTCTTTGGATGCTGGCGTTCTCTTGTATCTCTTGGATAAGGGTTATACATCTGAGCAACTAGAAAAATTACTCTACAAGAAGAGTGGCTTACTGGGGGTATCTGGAATTTCAGCAGACATGCGCAAGCTCAGAGCAAGTCATGATCCATCTGCAATGAAGGCAATTGAAATCTTTACTCATCGAGTAGTGCGCGAGTCAGGCGCAATGATTGCCTGCCTTGAAGGTCTGGATGTGATCGGCTTTAGCGGCGGAATAGGGGAGCACGATCATCAACTACGACAAGCCGTTTGTGAAAAACTGTCTTGGTTGGGCATCAAGCTAGATCAAGATCTCAATTACTACGCGACTAAGGATGAGATATCCAAAATTAGTACAGAGGATAGTCCGATTGAGGTATGGGTTGTGCCAACAGATGAAGGCTTAGTGGCTGCACGCGATGCTCAAGCACTATTAGCTATGTGTTGA
- a CDS encoding FMN-binding glutamate synthase family protein, with translation MHYSRYFAWLFTLVLATLFLPYSIPLAILFGMLFLVGLSDVIQGRHSILRNYPLTGHLRFMLEYIRPEIRQYFLEDDEEKIPFSRNQRAMVYSRSKQVNDKRGFGSTKLMYGQDGEWLGHSNCPQHPDPTTFRIQIGGPSCLQPYSLSIFNISAMSFGALSSNAIRALNKGAKLGGFAHDTGEGSISSYHREFGGDIIWEIGSGYFGCRNPDGTFSETKFTEQVVDPQIKMVEIKLSQGAKPGHGGVLPGPKVTAEIALTRGVPAGEDCVSPASHSAFSSPLELMQFIARLRKLSGGKPVGFKLCIGQPWEFFGIAKAMLETGICPDFIVVDGSEGGTGAAPVEFTDHVGMPLREGLRLVHNTLVGIGKRKEIALGASGKIISAYDIIRAIALGADWCNSARGFMFALGCIQSRSCHTDKCPTGVATQDPLRQRALVVPDKAERVHAFHKNTMHSLAELIGAAGLKHPREVTSDYLMCRDATGKAIPFFSKLPIVPAGALLQGVNSQSGLPQEFELYWNRALTNQFGLAPLI, from the coding sequence ATGCATTACTCAAGGTATTTTGCGTGGCTCTTTACATTGGTATTGGCAACCCTCTTTTTGCCCTACAGCATTCCGCTAGCGATTCTTTTTGGAATGCTATTTTTAGTTGGTCTTTCTGATGTGATTCAGGGTCGTCATTCGATTTTGCGCAATTACCCATTAACTGGGCATCTGCGTTTTATGTTGGAATACATTCGCCCCGAGATTCGTCAATACTTCTTGGAAGATGATGAAGAAAAAATTCCGTTCTCCAGAAATCAGCGGGCGATGGTCTACAGCCGCTCTAAACAAGTCAATGATAAAAGAGGGTTTGGTTCAACCAAACTCATGTATGGTCAAGATGGGGAGTGGCTTGGGCATTCCAATTGTCCGCAGCATCCCGATCCAACAACCTTTCGCATTCAAATAGGTGGCCCTAGTTGCTTGCAACCCTACTCATTATCAATTTTTAATATATCGGCAATGAGTTTTGGTGCGCTATCTTCCAATGCTATTCGAGCGCTCAACAAAGGCGCAAAGCTCGGTGGATTTGCGCATGACACTGGCGAGGGCTCGATCTCCTCCTATCACAGAGAATTTGGGGGAGACATCATTTGGGAGATTGGTTCAGGTTATTTTGGTTGCCGTAATCCAGATGGAACTTTTTCAGAAACTAAATTTACTGAGCAAGTTGTTGATCCTCAAATCAAGATGGTGGAGATTAAGTTATCTCAAGGCGCTAAGCCTGGGCATGGTGGCGTTTTGCCCGGCCCTAAAGTCACCGCAGAAATTGCTCTAACGCGTGGCGTTCCCGCTGGAGAAGATTGTGTATCACCAGCTAGCCACTCGGCATTTTCTTCGCCGCTAGAGTTAATGCAATTTATTGCGCGTTTAAGAAAATTGAGTGGTGGCAAGCCCGTTGGCTTTAAGTTATGTATCGGTCAACCATGGGAATTTTTTGGGATTGCAAAAGCAATGCTTGAGACTGGTATCTGTCCAGACTTTATAGTGGTTGATGGCAGCGAAGGCGGTACTGGCGCCGCGCCAGTCGAGTTTACGGATCACGTGGGCATGCCCTTGCGCGAAGGTTTACGCTTAGTGCATAACACTTTGGTTGGGATTGGTAAAAGAAAAGAGATCGCGCTAGGGGCCTCCGGAAAAATTATCTCTGCTTATGACATTATTCGGGCTATTGCCCTAGGTGCGGATTGGTGCAATTCAGCGCGGGGCTTTATGTTTGCCTTGGGATGTATTCAGTCAAGATCTTGTCATACCGATAAATGCCCAACGGGTGTTGCCACCCAAGATCCGCTTCGTCAAAGAGCGCTGGTGGTCCCTGATAAGGCAGAGCGTGTTCATGCATTTCATAAAAACACCATGCACTCGCTAGCTGAATTGATTGGGGCGGCAGGGCTCAAGCACCCAAGGGAAGTGACATCGGACTACCTGATGTGCAGGGATGCTACTGGCAAAGCTATTCCATTTTTCTCTAAACTGCCGATCGTGCCTGCAGGCGCTTTATTGCAAGGGGTGAATAGTCAATCAGGCCTGCCTCAAGAATTTGAGCTGTATTGGAATAGGGCGCTGACTAACCAATTTGGATTGGCGCCTTTGATATGA
- a CDS encoding LysR family transcriptional regulator produces MSNSYNYRHLYYFWVAAKEGSMSKAAERLDMAIQTISAQIHELEKSLGYMLFKPAGRGITLTESGYAALKIADQIFSIGEKLPEAVRDAALSPKTKITIGVSDGLPKLITRKLLEPVLKHQDVQLIAHEGEFEDLLADLALHRLDIVLADRPAPNNKNLNVYSEELTKTSIAWYCPKSLVKGSKKRFPELLSELPILLPTSHSTVRLLIDQWFNKQGITPNVVGEFEDSALLKTFAASGLGAFPAAKQIEKELKDTYGMELLGNCEDIYEYFYAIRSEKKIEHPLVEAIIRQ; encoded by the coding sequence ATGAGCAATTCCTATAACTACCGCCATTTGTATTACTTTTGGGTAGCCGCCAAGGAAGGCAGCATGTCTAAGGCTGCAGAGCGCCTGGATATGGCTATCCAAACCATCAGTGCGCAAATCCACGAACTCGAAAAATCGCTCGGTTATATGTTGTTCAAGCCGGCAGGCCGGGGCATTACCCTCACTGAATCTGGCTACGCTGCACTCAAAATTGCAGATCAAATTTTCTCCATTGGCGAGAAGCTGCCTGAAGCCGTTCGTGATGCGGCCCTATCACCCAAAACCAAAATTACGATTGGAGTGTCTGACGGTTTACCAAAACTCATCACCAGAAAATTGCTTGAACCTGTTCTCAAGCATCAAGATGTTCAGTTAATTGCTCATGAAGGTGAGTTTGAAGATCTATTAGCCGATCTAGCACTTCATCGCTTAGATATCGTTTTGGCCGATCGACCTGCACCGAATAATAAAAATCTGAATGTCTATAGTGAAGAGCTCACCAAAACATCGATTGCTTGGTATTGCCCAAAGTCATTAGTAAAGGGTTCAAAAAAACGCTTTCCTGAACTTCTTAGTGAATTACCCATTCTTTTACCCACATCACACTCCACCGTACGATTACTCATTGATCAATGGTTTAACAAACAAGGCATCACGCCTAATGTCGTTGGTGAATTTGAAGATAGCGCTCTCCTAAAAACCTTTGCTGCCAGTGGTCTTGGCGCATTCCCTGCGGCCAAGCAGATTGAAAAAGAACTTAAAGATACCTACGGCATGGAGTTACTGGGTAATTGCGAAGACATATACGAATATTTTTATGCCATTCGGTCTGAGAAAAAAATTGAGCATCCTCTTGTTGAGGCAATCATTCGGCAATAA
- a CDS encoding universal stress protein: MNKVLIPVDGSSNALLALKHAVKIYGKDTHTEIHICNVQPKIYRHIGKFFSKGDIQEWQAERAKQAAKSAADYLENAGVSFSFTYVTGDKGEALRDEAQRLGCSRIVIGSAKKNTLSRLFENSTTAKLLEISDIPVEVITGKSIPALERWGIPVIGAGAATALVAAVID, translated from the coding sequence ATGAATAAGGTTCTTATTCCAGTTGATGGTTCTAGCAATGCACTATTAGCACTAAAGCATGCAGTCAAGATTTACGGCAAAGATACGCACACAGAGATTCATATTTGTAATGTGCAGCCCAAAATTTATCGCCACATTGGTAAGTTCTTTAGTAAAGGCGATATTCAGGAATGGCAAGCAGAGAGAGCGAAGCAAGCTGCCAAATCTGCGGCCGACTATCTTGAAAATGCAGGCGTGAGTTTCTCATTCACTTACGTGACTGGCGATAAGGGTGAGGCACTGCGAGATGAGGCCCAGCGTTTAGGCTGCAGTCGTATCGTCATCGGCTCTGCGAAGAAGAACACGCTAAGCCGACTATTTGAAAACTCAACTACTGCAAAATTGCTTGAGATCAGCGACATCCCAGTCGAGGTGATTACTGGTAAGTCGATCCCAGCGCTAGAGCGTTGGGGTATCCCAGTCATTGGTGCTGGCGCTGCAACCGCCTTGGTTGCAGCAGTCATTGATTAA
- a CDS encoding TolC family protein — translation MGKFFKARPFTADIEMAYLHNILRFWQSSLIWCLAALNWGGLRGLAPRLNITMSTMGNIKISNVKKRGIQVVSRWFAAIFVSSILLNHAVAQNQKSYSLNELILLALESSPQVLAARDQSKAVKGQLSTARAIPNPEFEVGTGQQRSVTGPLTVGNVSSWSVVQPLDMPYTRFPRVNAAEASLRSAEATRIAFEIETISKVQQRFYELMRREAESKATEEDLSLTKQIRDRMQVRYDVGETARFELIRSQTEFLNAQIAAESSKLRVEQARSALRQAVGHALPANFVVLAEQPIVETLPPLNILLSELQAQSPELQKAKADVEASESKLSFEKNARLPKLAFKASQYNDPNFTDRLYGLQISIPIWDFKGGQIAEAEANASKARNQLNAQSQSLDQQLETAYKLYQMASYQVKILEQEVVQLAASAQKIAEVSYRYGERGMLEYLDAQRTFRAARNDLIRARFDLASVTTEIQRLRANPDWVAKIEGTKQ, via the coding sequence ATGGGTAAGTTTTTTAAGGCAAGACCATTTACTGCTGATATAGAAATGGCCTATTTACACAACATACTCCGTTTTTGGCAATCTAGCCTGATATGGTGCCTTGCTGCCCTAAATTGGGGAGGTTTGCGAGGTTTAGCTCCGCGTTTGAATATCACCATGTCTACCATGGGTAACATAAAAATCAGCAATGTCAAAAAGCGGGGGATCCAGGTAGTGTCTCGATGGTTTGCGGCCATCTTTGTCAGCAGTATTTTGCTCAATCATGCTGTTGCCCAAAATCAAAAGTCGTATTCACTCAATGAGCTCATCTTGCTGGCGTTGGAGTCAAGCCCTCAAGTTTTGGCTGCGCGTGATCAGTCCAAAGCGGTAAAAGGACAACTCTCTACAGCAAGAGCGATTCCCAATCCTGAGTTTGAAGTGGGCACTGGTCAGCAACGATCCGTGACTGGGCCACTCACAGTGGGCAACGTTTCTTCTTGGTCTGTGGTGCAGCCACTTGATATGCCCTACACCCGATTTCCACGAGTCAATGCAGCAGAGGCATCGCTAAGATCTGCTGAAGCAACCCGAATCGCATTTGAGATTGAAACGATTTCAAAAGTACAGCAACGCTTTTATGAGTTAATGCGTCGCGAAGCAGAATCTAAGGCAACCGAAGAAGATTTAAGTCTGACCAAGCAGATCCGTGATCGTATGCAGGTGCGCTATGACGTTGGTGAGACTGCTCGCTTTGAGTTGATTCGCTCGCAAACAGAGTTCCTCAATGCGCAAATCGCTGCTGAGTCGAGCAAATTAAGAGTCGAGCAAGCAAGAAGTGCTTTGCGCCAGGCTGTAGGACATGCTTTGCCAGCCAATTTTGTGGTGCTTGCTGAGCAACCCATAGTAGAGACATTGCCCCCATTAAATATCTTGCTATCTGAGTTGCAAGCTCAGAGCCCTGAATTACAAAAAGCAAAAGCAGATGTTGAAGCGAGTGAATCAAAACTCAGTTTTGAGAAAAATGCACGCTTACCAAAGCTGGCATTTAAAGCCTCGCAGTACAACGACCCTAACTTTACGGATCGACTCTATGGTCTGCAAATCTCCATCCCGATTTGGGATTTCAAGGGCGGCCAGATAGCAGAGGCCGAAGCCAATGCTTCAAAAGCCAGAAATCAATTAAATGCCCAGAGTCAAAGCTTGGATCAACAGTTAGAAACTGCTTACAAGCTTTATCAAATGGCCAGCTACCAAGTGAAAATTTTGGAACAAGAGGTGGTGCAGTTGGCTGCCAGTGCACAAAAGATTGCCGAAGTATCTTATCGCTATGGTGAGAGGGGCATGCTTGAGTATCTCGATGCTCAACGAACCTTTCGTGCGGCAAGAAACGACTTAATTAGAGCTAGATTTGATTTAGCTTCTGTGACAACCGAGATTCAACGATTACGTGCAAACCCAGATTGGGTTGCCAAAATTGAAGGTACAAAGCAATGA
- a CDS encoding efflux RND transporter periplasmic adaptor subunit, with translation MKEKIAQLIKFISHWKAVLLEQAKRYSTEWLSQVTQTQNQYYQLAHDWLGTRVPVVTQRYDAGPAWLKKGLFYLPWVFLFLITLNYFNVFDRSPAIKSVQDPNVVVVNPDLHKMISDGKVQIAPFVEELRASGRIDFNELFLSRIGANVTGRVSEILAVPGQIVKQGDVLAKITSTELTQSQLAYLKAKSASQLADQAANRAKILYKEDVIALAELQKREAESSSARAEFRAANDQLRVQGMDQASIDRLAKSGVIESINNVIATIPGEIVERKINKGQVVQPADALFTVADLSTLWAISEVPESNSYLIRKGQKASLFIPALRNQEIEGTVAHVDSIVNPQTRTVVVRMELPNKEGQIKPGMLATMLIESQPVEKMVVPVGAVVREDNHDHVFVRIDDDLYRMVPVKLGPEGRGYRPVISGLKDGQEIAISGAYHLNTERKRQLSGG, from the coding sequence ATGAAAGAAAAAATTGCACAACTGATTAAATTCATCAGTCATTGGAAAGCGGTTCTGCTTGAGCAGGCAAAGCGCTACTCAACAGAATGGTTGAGCCAAGTGACCCAGACACAAAACCAGTATTACCAATTAGCTCATGATTGGTTGGGCACTCGCGTGCCTGTAGTCACTCAGCGCTATGATGCTGGACCAGCTTGGCTGAAAAAGGGGTTGTTTTATTTGCCATGGGTATTTTTATTCCTGATTACGCTCAATTACTTCAATGTATTTGATCGCAGCCCTGCAATTAAATCAGTGCAAGATCCAAACGTAGTAGTCGTAAATCCAGATTTGCACAAAATGATTTCCGATGGCAAGGTGCAAATTGCTCCGTTCGTTGAAGAGCTACGCGCTTCCGGAAGAATTGACTTTAATGAGCTCTTTCTCTCACGGATTGGTGCAAATGTGACGGGCAGGGTTTCTGAAATCCTGGCAGTGCCTGGCCAAATAGTAAAACAAGGTGATGTACTAGCCAAAATTACTTCTACTGAGCTCACCCAATCACAGCTTGCTTACTTAAAAGCCAAAAGTGCTAGTCAATTAGCTGATCAAGCTGCAAACCGCGCCAAGATTCTATATAAAGAAGATGTGATTGCTTTAGCTGAGTTGCAAAAGCGTGAAGCAGAATCTAGTAGTGCTCGGGCAGAGTTTCGCGCTGCGAATGATCAACTACGCGTACAAGGCATGGATCAAGCCAGTATTGATCGCCTGGCTAAATCAGGTGTGATTGAATCAATCAACAATGTGATCGCAACCATCCCTGGAGAAATCGTTGAGCGCAAGATTAATAAAGGCCAAGTGGTGCAACCAGCCGATGCCTTATTTACCGTGGCTGACCTGAGCACGCTTTGGGCAATTTCTGAAGTTCCAGAAAGTAATTCCTATTTAATTCGTAAGGGTCAAAAAGCTTCCTTATTTATTCCAGCTTTGCGCAATCAAGAGATAGAGGGCACGGTTGCGCATGTGGATTCAATCGTCAATCCACAAACCCGTACCGTGGTTGTGCGGATGGAGTTGCCCAATAAAGAAGGGCAAATTAAACCAGGCATGTTGGCAACCATGTTGATTGAAAGTCAGCCTGTTGAAAAAATGGTGGTGCCAGTAGGCGCGGTAGTGCGAGAAGATAACCATGACCATGTCTTTGTCAGAATCGATGATGATCTCTATCGCATGGTGCCAGTCAAGCTTGGCCCTGAAGGCAGGGGATATCGCCCTGTGATTTCGGGATTAAAAGATGGTCAAGAAATTGCGATTTCTGGCGCATACCATCTCAATACCGAACGTAAGCGTCAGCTTAGTGGTGGATAA